One Gossypium raimondii isolate GPD5lz chromosome 3, ASM2569854v1, whole genome shotgun sequence genomic window carries:
- the LOC105795182 gene encoding BTB/POZ domain-containing protein NPY2 codes for MKFMKLGSKPDTFRSDGNNVRYVASELATDIAVTVGDVKFYLHKFPLLSKSACLQKLVASGNEQNCDEVQISDIPGGSVVFEICAKFCYGMTVNLNAYNVFATRCAAEYLGMYETIEKGNLIYKIDIFLNSSIVHSWKDSIIVLQTTKSLSPLSDELKVAGLCVDAIATNACIDDSKVDWSYTYNRKKLPEENGNDPNFNGVKSRPVPKDWWVEDLCELEIDLYKRVIMSIKTKGIQSHEVIGDALKAYSYRRLPGFSKGVIHSRDVGKYRSTVDTIVWLLPAEKGSVSCSFLFKLLKAAIIVDSGEMAREQLVRQIGQQLEEASLNDLLIRAAEREDVMYDVDMVKKIVNKFLMQDRNAEYESEENEVQEIQGSGILTDASKLIVAKLIDAYLAEIAKDPNLPLSKFVDLAETVSCISRPTHNGLYRAIDMYLKEHPWISKSEQKRICKLMDCKKLSADACMHAVQNERLPLRVVIQVLFFEQLRGAAATSSGTSTPDLPKSLKNPNGGSHGSSRSAPTNPEEDWDSVSATEELKALKPELAALRLRNRGDNRNNVDNAAAISKMKGLMKSKRIFTKIWSSKAAIGENSGSDSSESLGSANPEEAKSTPSRNRRHSVS; via the exons TTTCCCCTTCTATCAAAAAGTGCCTGCTTACAGAAGCTGGTTGCAAGTGGTAACGAACAAAATTGCGATGAAGTTCAGATTTCTGACATTCCTGGTGGCTCGGTTGTGTTTGAGATATGTGCCAAATTTTGTTATGGCATGACCGTCAACCTTAATGCTTACAATGTCTTTGCCACTCGATGTGCAGCTGAGTATTTAGGAATGTATGAGACCATTGAAAAAGGGAACTTAATTTATAAGATCGATATCTTTCTCAACTCCAGCATTGTCCACAGCTGGAAGGATTCGATCATTGTTCTTCAGACTACAAAATCTTTGTCACCGTTATCCGATGAATTGAAGGTGGCCGGTCTATGCGTCGATGCTATAGCTACCAATGCTTGTATTGATGATTCCAAGGTTGATTGGTCCTACACTTATAACCGGAAGAAGCTCCCAGAGGAAAACGGGAATGATCCGAACTTTAATGGTGTCAAAAGTCGACCAGTGCCAAAGGACTGGTGGGTTGAGGATCTGTGTGAACTTGAAATCGATCTATATAAGCGTGTTATAATGAGTATTAAAACCAAAGGAATACAATCCCATGAAGTTATCGGAGATGCTTTGAAAGCTTATTCTTATCGAAGGTTGCCGGGTTTCAGTAAGGGTGTAATCCATTCTCGTGATGTTGGAAAGTATCGATCAACGGTTGACACTATCGTCTGGTTGTTGCCTGCAGAGAAAGGAAGTGTATCTTGCAGTTTCTTGTTTAAGTTGTTGAAAGCAGCTATCATAGTTGACTCAGGAGAAATGGCTCGGGAACAGCTGGTGAGACAAATAGGACAACAACTTGAGGAGGCTTCCCTGAATGATCTTTTGATAAGAGCAGCAGAAAGGGAAGACGTAATGTATGATGTCGATATGGTAAAGAAAATAGTGAACAAGTTTCTGATGCAAGATCGGAATGCTGAATATGAATCGGAAGAAAACGAGGTTCAGGAAATACAAGGATCCGGAATCTTAACAGATGCTTCCAAGCTGATTGTGGCAAAGTTGATAGATGCATACCTTGCTGAAATCGCAAAGGATCCGAACTTACCCTTGTCAAAGTTTGTAGACCTTGCTGAAACAGTGTCTTGCATCTCTCGGCCTACTCATAACGGGCTTTACCGAGCCATTGACATGTATCTTAAG GAGCACCCATGGATAAGCAAGAGCGAGCAGAAAAGGATATGCAAGTTAATGGACTGCAAGAAACTATCAGCCGATGCATGTATGCATGCTGTTCAAAATGAGAGGCTCCCATTGCGTGTGGTCATTCAGGTTCTCTTTTTCGAGCAACTCCGGGGGGCTGCTGCCACTTCATCCGGAACTAGCACTCCTGACTTACCCAAATCCCTGAAAAACCCAAATGGCGGATCTCACGGGAGCTCAAGATCAGCACCAACTAATCCGGAGGAAGATTGGGATTCAGTGTCTGCAACCGAGGAGCTGAAGGCTCTGAAACCCGAACTGGCTGCCTTAAGGTTGAGAAACCGCGGAGATAATAGAAACAACGTTGACAACGCGGCCGCCATTAGTAAAATGAAAGGTTTAATGAAGTCAAAGAGGATATTTACAAAGATATGGTCAAGCAAAGCAGCCATAGGTGAGAACAGTGGTTCAGATTCATCAGAGAGTCTTGGTTCTGCAAATCCTGAAGAAGCTAAATCAACACCATCTAGAAATAGGAGGCATTCAGTTTCTTAG
- the LOC105795189 gene encoding 40S ribosomal protein S29 produces MGHSNVWNSHPKTYGPGSRACRVCGNPHAIIRKYGLMCCRQCFRSNAKEIGFIKYR; encoded by the exons ATGGGTCACTCTAACGTCTGGAACTCTCACCCCAAAACCTACGGCCCTGGCTCTCGCGCCTG CCGTGTTTGTGGGAACCCCCATGCCATCATCAGGAAGTACGGTCTCATGTGTTGCAGGCAGTGCTTCCGTAGCAATGCCAAGGAAATCGGATTCATCAAG TACCGTTGA
- the LOC105795184 gene encoding QWRF motif-containing protein 2 isoform X1 produces the protein MMMVAAFSHSQTPPESTHHEDTPKKWSPLNDNGSTVKRKPRGRQVPSRYLSPSSSAATTMAAAAATKLPTRFPSPLLSRSTNTTAVATTGNKTATVLPKRSQSVDRRRPGDQVSTELSAATKMLITSSRSLSVSFQGESFSIPVSKAKPQVGCTRKAVTPERRKTTPVRDHAENSKPVDRHRWPGRTREGNSNSGSNPLSRSLDCYGERKMLGSGAVMVKSLQQSLMLDANYVNEVSYDLTASDTDSVSSGSTNGGNGVSKGRNGSHNILVSARFWQETNSRLRRLQDPGSPLFTSPGSRISAPKSLGSTRPASPSKLWTSSASSPLRGLSPARVRNAVGGGQMLGNSVNSPSILSFSADIRRGRMGEDRIVDAHTLRLLYNRYLQWRFANARAEATFMVQELSAEQKNLWNVWVTISELLHSVTLKRMKFLLLRQKLKLTSILKGQIAHLEAWAVLDRDHSSSLLGATEALKASTLRLPIVGKAIVDIQNLKDAVGSAVDVMHAMASSICSLSSKVKEMNSLVNELVSVAANERILLEQCKEHLSTLAAIQVNECSLRSHIIQLNRVPTTGCLTTHA, from the exons ATGATGATGGTGGCTGCATTTTCTCATTCACAAACTCCCCCAGAAAGTACCCATCACGAAGACACCCCGAAAAAATGGTCTCCTCTTAACGATAATGGCTCCACCGTTAAAAGAAAACCCAGAGGTAGACAAGTTCCTTCACGGTACTTGTCTCCTTCTTCTTCAGCGGCAACAACAATGGCGGCAGCAGCAGCAACCAAGTTGCCGACGAGATTCCCTTCTCCTCTTCTTTCCCGTTCTACTAATACGACAGCGGTGGCGACGACGGGGAATAAAACGGCGACGGTGCTTCCTAAACGGTCTCAATCCGTGGACCGGAGGCGGCCTGGTGACCAGGTGTCCACTGAATTATCAGCTGCTACCAAGATGTTAATCACTTCATCGAGGAGCTTATCCGTTTCGTTTCAAGGTGAGTCGTTTTCGATTCCGGTTAGTAAGGCTAAGCCCCAAGTGGGTTGTACTAGGAAAGCAGTAACTCCCGAGAGGCGTAAAACTACTCCAGTGAGAGATCACGCTGAGAACTCAAAACCGGTGGATCGGCACCGTTGGCCGGGGAGAACCCGGGAAGGGAATTCGAATTCGGGTTCGAATCCGCTGTCGAGGAGCTTGGATTGTTATGGTGAAAGGAAAATGCTCGGATCTGGTGCAGTGATGGTTAAGTCATTGCAACAATCATTAATGCTTGATGCCAATTATGTAAATGAGGTTTCTTATGATCTCACTGCATCTGATACTGATAGTGTGTCATCTGGTAGCACCAATGGAGGAAATGGGGTTTCCAAAGGGAGGAATGGTTCCCATAATATCCTTGTATCTGCTCGGTTTTGGCAAGAAACGAATAGCCGGTTAAGGCGGTTGCAGGATCCAGGTTCACCGTTGTTTACGAGCCCCGGGTCTAGAATCAGTGCTCCAAAAAGTTTAGGTAGTACTAGACCTGCTTCTCCTAGTAAGCTTTGGACGTCTTCGGCTTCGTCTCCTTTAAGGGGTCTAAGTCCTGCTCGGGTGAGAAATGCAGTTGGTGGTGGTCAGATGCttggtaattcggttaattctcCTTCAATTCTCAGCTTTTCTGCTGATATTCGGAGAGGGAGAATGGGGGAGGATCGGATTGTCGATGCACACACGTTGAGACTTCTTTATAACCGTTATTTGCAATGGAGATTCGCGAATGCAAGGGCCGAAGCTACTTTCATGGTGCAGGAACTCAGTGCAGAG CAGAAAAATCTGTGGAATGTGTGGGTAACAATATCGGAACTGCTGCATTCCGTCACTCTTAAGAGAATGAAGTTTCTATTACTGAGGCAAAAGTTGAAACTGACTTCCATCCTGAAGGGACAA ATAGCTCATTTAGAAGCGTGGGCAGTCCTCGATAGAGATCACTCGAGTTCTTTGCTAGGAGCAACTGAAGCTTTAAAGGCCAGTACTCTTCGTcttccaattgttggaaaagcGATA GTAGACATCCAGAATCTGAAGGATGCCGTCGGTTCAGCGGTCGATGTGATGCACGCAATGGCATCCTCAATATGCTCATTATCATCAAAG GTGAAGGAAATGAATTCTTTGGTGAACGAACTCGTGAGTGTGGCCGCAAACGAAAGGATTTTGCTCGAACAATGTAAAGAACATTTGTCCACGCTAGCTGCCATCCAG gtTAACGAATGTAGCTTGAGGTCACATATAATACAACTAAACCGTGTACCCACTACCGGCTGCTTGACAACACATGCATAG
- the LOC105795192 gene encoding uncharacterized protein At2g23090 — MGGGNGQKSKMAREKNLEKQKAAGKGSQLESNKKAMSIQCKVCMQTFMCTTTEVKCREHAEAKHPKSDVYACFPHLKK; from the exons ATGGGAGGAGGAAATGGCCAAAAATCCAAGATGGCCCGTGAGAAGAACTTGGAAAAGCAAAAAGCTGCTGGCAAAG GAAGCCAGCTTGAGTCTAACAAGAAGGCCATGTCCATCCAG TGCAAGGTGTGTATGCAAACATTCATGTGTACCACAACGGAAGTGAAATGCCGGGAGCACGCTGAGGCGAAGCATCCAAAGTCTGACGTGTACGCGTGCTTTCCTcatcttaaaaaataa
- the LOC105795188 gene encoding LOB domain-containing protein 38 — MSCNGCRILRKGCSENCMLRQSLQCIENPQAQAHATVFVAKFFGRAGLMSFLSSVASPQRPALFQSLLFEAVGRAINPVSGAVGLLWTGNWNVCQSAVQTVLQGGTLQPLPEFSGGVSGSDFEDVGETVGVGGGGGAGGPCIQSGGFVDVVECKASDLNLCLMIGDDDRAVQRRRESTSSEESETTTLGSRFSGDGNSSNDSCGADGERKLLRLFI, encoded by the exons ATGAGCTGCAATGGCTGTAGAATTCTTCGAAAAGGTTGCAGTGAAAATTGTATGCTTAGACAAAGCTTACAATGTATAGAGAACccacaagctcaagcacacgcCACCGTTTTTGTTGCTAAGTTCTTTGGCCGTGCCGGACTTATGTCATTTCTCTCCTCCGTCGCCAGTCCTCAAAGACCTG cTTTGTTTCAGTCGCTTTTGTTTGAAGCAGTGGGACGGGCAATTAATCCGGTGAGTGGAGCCGTGGGGTTGTTATGGACAGGGAACTGGAACGTCTGTCAGTCGGCGGTACAAACGGTGCTCCAAGGCGGCACGTTGCAGCCGTTGCCTGAATTTAGTGGTGGGGTTTCAGGATCGGATTTTGAGGATGTTGGAGAAACGGTCGGTGTTGGTGGCGGCGGCGGCGCTGGGGGACCGTGTATCCAGTCGGGAGGTTTCGTTGACGTTGTTGAATGTAAAGCATCTGATCTCAATCTCTGCTTGATGATCGGCGACGATGATAGAGCGGTTCAAAGGAGAAGGGAATCTACATCGTCGGAAGAGTCCGAAACGACGACGCTGGGAAGCCGGTTTTCTGGAGATGGTAATAGTTCAAATGACAGCTGCGGCGCCGACGGTGAAAGAAAGCTTTTAAGACTGTTCatttga
- the LOC105795184 gene encoding QWRF motif-containing protein 2 isoform X2 has translation MMMVAAFSHSQTPPESTHHEDTPKKWSPLNDNGSTVKRKPRGRQVPSRYLSPSSSAATTMAAAAATKLPTRFPSPLLSRSTNTTAVATTGNKTATVLPKRSQSVDRRRPGDQVSTELSAATKMLITSSRSLSVSFQGESFSIPVSKAKPQVGCTRKAVTPERRKTTPVRDHAENSKPVDRHRWPGRTREGNSNSGSNPLSRSLDCYGERKMLGSGAVMVKSLQQSLMLDANYVNEVSYDLTASDTDSVSSGSTNGGNGVSKGRNGSHNILVSARFWQETNSRLRRLQDPGSPLFTSPGSRISAPKSLGSTRPASPSKLWTSSASSPLRGLSPARVRNAVGGGQMLGNSVNSPSILSFSADIRRGRMGEDRIVDAHTLRLLYNRYLQWRFANARAEATFMVQELSAEKNLWNVWVTISELLHSVTLKRMKFLLLRQKLKLTSILKGQIAHLEAWAVLDRDHSSSLLGATEALKASTLRLPIVGKAIVDIQNLKDAVGSAVDVMHAMASSICSLSSKVKEMNSLVNELVSVAANERILLEQCKEHLSTLAAIQVNECSLRSHIIQLNRVPTTGCLTTHA, from the exons ATGATGATGGTGGCTGCATTTTCTCATTCACAAACTCCCCCAGAAAGTACCCATCACGAAGACACCCCGAAAAAATGGTCTCCTCTTAACGATAATGGCTCCACCGTTAAAAGAAAACCCAGAGGTAGACAAGTTCCTTCACGGTACTTGTCTCCTTCTTCTTCAGCGGCAACAACAATGGCGGCAGCAGCAGCAACCAAGTTGCCGACGAGATTCCCTTCTCCTCTTCTTTCCCGTTCTACTAATACGACAGCGGTGGCGACGACGGGGAATAAAACGGCGACGGTGCTTCCTAAACGGTCTCAATCCGTGGACCGGAGGCGGCCTGGTGACCAGGTGTCCACTGAATTATCAGCTGCTACCAAGATGTTAATCACTTCATCGAGGAGCTTATCCGTTTCGTTTCAAGGTGAGTCGTTTTCGATTCCGGTTAGTAAGGCTAAGCCCCAAGTGGGTTGTACTAGGAAAGCAGTAACTCCCGAGAGGCGTAAAACTACTCCAGTGAGAGATCACGCTGAGAACTCAAAACCGGTGGATCGGCACCGTTGGCCGGGGAGAACCCGGGAAGGGAATTCGAATTCGGGTTCGAATCCGCTGTCGAGGAGCTTGGATTGTTATGGTGAAAGGAAAATGCTCGGATCTGGTGCAGTGATGGTTAAGTCATTGCAACAATCATTAATGCTTGATGCCAATTATGTAAATGAGGTTTCTTATGATCTCACTGCATCTGATACTGATAGTGTGTCATCTGGTAGCACCAATGGAGGAAATGGGGTTTCCAAAGGGAGGAATGGTTCCCATAATATCCTTGTATCTGCTCGGTTTTGGCAAGAAACGAATAGCCGGTTAAGGCGGTTGCAGGATCCAGGTTCACCGTTGTTTACGAGCCCCGGGTCTAGAATCAGTGCTCCAAAAAGTTTAGGTAGTACTAGACCTGCTTCTCCTAGTAAGCTTTGGACGTCTTCGGCTTCGTCTCCTTTAAGGGGTCTAAGTCCTGCTCGGGTGAGAAATGCAGTTGGTGGTGGTCAGATGCttggtaattcggttaattctcCTTCAATTCTCAGCTTTTCTGCTGATATTCGGAGAGGGAGAATGGGGGAGGATCGGATTGTCGATGCACACACGTTGAGACTTCTTTATAACCGTTATTTGCAATGGAGATTCGCGAATGCAAGGGCCGAAGCTACTTTCATGGTGCAGGAACTCAGTGCAGAG AAAAATCTGTGGAATGTGTGGGTAACAATATCGGAACTGCTGCATTCCGTCACTCTTAAGAGAATGAAGTTTCTATTACTGAGGCAAAAGTTGAAACTGACTTCCATCCTGAAGGGACAA ATAGCTCATTTAGAAGCGTGGGCAGTCCTCGATAGAGATCACTCGAGTTCTTTGCTAGGAGCAACTGAAGCTTTAAAGGCCAGTACTCTTCGTcttccaattgttggaaaagcGATA GTAGACATCCAGAATCTGAAGGATGCCGTCGGTTCAGCGGTCGATGTGATGCACGCAATGGCATCCTCAATATGCTCATTATCATCAAAG GTGAAGGAAATGAATTCTTTGGTGAACGAACTCGTGAGTGTGGCCGCAAACGAAAGGATTTTGCTCGAACAATGTAAAGAACATTTGTCCACGCTAGCTGCCATCCAG gtTAACGAATGTAGCTTGAGGTCACATATAATACAACTAAACCGTGTACCCACTACCGGCTGCTTGACAACACATGCATAG
- the LOC105795191 gene encoding uncharacterized protein LOC105795191, translated as MANRAGSSSSRLETLHEEDDYDSYGAESGWVEAKTHCDHLPSLSSDLTHIPIPSTPCSRCQHPSENWLCLSCKVVLCSRFVNKHMLEHYQQTTHSIALSFSDLSVWCFACDSYLDAQLIQQLRPFHETAYILKFGQAPPFRSVESSRVDDKPAMDVPSSS; from the exons ATGGCGAACCGAGCGGGCTCTTCATCGTCACGCCTG GAAACCCTTCACGAAGAAGATGATTACGACTCATACGGCGCCGAATCAGGATGGGTGGAAGCTAAAACGCACTGTGATCACTTGCCTTCCCTATCTTCTGATCTCACTCACATTCCAATCCCTAGCACTCCCTGCAGCAG GTGCCAGCACCCAAGTGAGAATTGGTTATGCTTGTCCTGCAAAGTTGTGCTTTGTAGCCGTTTTGTGAATAAGCATATGCTTGAGCATTATCAGCAAACAACCCATTCCATAGCGCTCAGTTTTAG TGACCTGTCAGTTTGGTGTTTTGCTTGTGATTCTTATCTCGATGCTCAATTGATTCAGCAACTGCGACCTTTTCATGAGACAGCTTacatattgaaatttggtcaagCCCCTCCTTTTCGGTCTGTTGAATCTTCTCGGGTGGACGATAAACCGGCCATGGATGTGCCATCAAGCAGTTGA